In one window of Candidatus Abyssobacteria bacterium SURF_5 DNA:
- the purQ gene encoding phosphoribosylformylglycinamidine synthase I — MKPSVLVLTGYGINCDYETEYAFNMRRVGGRAERVHVNDLIEPGGKSLSDYDILAIPGGFSYGDDIAAGKVLANKLIQHLRDQLLRFIEDGKLIIGICNGFQVLVKMGFLPALDRKYGDQQVTLTFNDSSKFEDRWVYLAANPNSRCIFTKGIDRMYLPVRHGEGKLVTSSETVLERLHAGGHVVLQYVDEEGKADGYPYNPNGSQDGIAGICDLTGRIFGLMPHPEAYLFQTNHPRWTREKTPREGMGVAVFRNAVNYIKNGCSLPDFSRSS, encoded by the coding sequence ATGAAACCAAGCGTATTAGTGCTTACCGGCTACGGCATCAACTGCGATTATGAGACCGAGTATGCCTTTAACATGCGTCGGGTCGGCGGTCGCGCCGAGCGGGTGCACGTGAACGACCTGATCGAGCCGGGCGGGAAATCATTAAGCGATTATGACATTCTCGCGATTCCCGGCGGATTCTCATACGGAGATGATATCGCCGCGGGCAAGGTGCTCGCCAACAAGCTGATACAGCATCTGCGGGATCAGTTGCTCCGTTTTATTGAAGACGGAAAATTGATCATCGGCATCTGCAACGGTTTCCAGGTTCTTGTCAAGATGGGATTCTTGCCGGCGCTCGACCGGAAATACGGCGATCAGCAGGTGACGCTGACGTTTAACGATTCGAGCAAGTTTGAAGACCGCTGGGTCTATCTGGCGGCGAACCCGAATTCGCGTTGCATTTTCACAAAAGGGATTGATAGAATGTACCTGCCCGTCCGTCATGGCGAGGGCAAGCTCGTTACTTCGAGTGAAACCGTGCTCGAACGGCTGCACGCGGGCGGACACGTCGTGCTTCAATATGTGGATGAAGAGGGGAAAGCAGACGGATACCCGTACAATCCCAACGGCTCGCAAGACGGCATTGCGGGCATCTGCGATTTGACGGGCCGGATTTTCGGCCTGATGCCTCATCCGGAGGCGTACCTTTTTCAGACCAATCATCCACGCTGGACCCGCGAAAAAACCCCGCGCGAGGGAATGGGCGTGGCGGTATTTCGGAATGCGGTGAATTACATCAAGAACGGATGCTCGTTACCGGATTTTTCTCGTTCAAGCTGA
- a CDS encoding ATP-dependent helicase, with protein sequence MISWPDFEKAVLTFIQRDIRKEKNLSQYEAIKAAQGSSLYLIAGPGSGKTTVITLRVLKLIYLDEMDPSNVLVTTFTRKAAAELRSRILGWGDQLRAAFLKDSSYEKLRSRLKSLDFNRIITGTLDSIAEETLGNYRAPGAPAPIVVQDFVSNALMMRTGLFSNGRYKDPNLLNYVASLRGGTFGLNVPELSSTLREIKDRFFHDQIDISAFQRKAQHLGAQIACDAITAYNQELQKKLLYDFAKLEAEFFQQILSQKLNSFLQNIKFVLIDEYQDTNLLQEKIYFELTRAALINKGSITVVGDDDQSLYRFRGATVELFRSFEKRMAKCLNLKPVPKYLSLNYRSTPTIVEFINNFIGLDQQFQKARVNSKPKIKHVRQIPEPQECPILGMFRDDVGSLAHDLAVLIEEVSRGQGLRIPQKGQAATIKLNKDGSLGDIALLCSSPQEFDYSDRPRLPFLLRTELHEASPRIEVFNPRGCPLQQIPEVQVLCGLILECVDPWSSVQKSLTNLPTTAANTFNSWRDHAMGYVNNNHLANKEHLQQFVQSWQSRIPLGRRIQKKERVPLNDLVYKLVTWIPSMQDDIEGLVYLEAITRSINQSGLFGSFGAEILFDPNKADIRLEHAFVKEALWNIFVPLASGAIEVNEDLLDTLPSDRVNIMSIHQAKGLEFPFVIVDVGSDFRINHWRQAFKRFPRDGGKTCKIEDELRQFSPLGTSTRSSLDRAFDDLIRHYFVAFSRAQDVLLLVGLNAVKNRIRNIGTGWDRGNTWHWGRGLQNLTHLR encoded by the coding sequence ATGATTAGTTGGCCCGATTTTGAAAAAGCCGTATTGACCTTCATTCAGAGAGACATACGAAAAGAAAAAAATCTTAGCCAATATGAAGCGATTAAGGCTGCTCAAGGTTCCTCGCTTTATCTTATCGCGGGACCGGGCAGTGGTAAGACAACTGTCATTACACTTAGAGTGCTGAAGTTAATATATCTTGATGAAATGGACCCCTCGAATGTATTGGTTACCACCTTTACCCGTAAAGCTGCCGCTGAACTTAGGTCAAGGATTCTAGGATGGGGAGACCAACTTCGTGCTGCTTTCCTAAAGGATTCATCATACGAGAAGTTAAGATCAAGGTTGAAGTCACTAGATTTCAACAGGATTATTACAGGAACTCTGGACAGCATAGCTGAAGAGACTTTAGGAAATTATCGCGCTCCTGGTGCTCCTGCGCCAATCGTAGTCCAAGATTTTGTTTCAAATGCCTTGATGATGCGGACTGGCCTTTTTTCCAATGGCAGATACAAGGACCCAAATCTGCTGAATTATGTTGCTTCTTTAAGAGGTGGAACCTTCGGGTTAAATGTTCCTGAGTTAAGTTCTACTTTAAGAGAAATTAAAGACCGTTTCTTTCATGACCAAATAGATATTTCTGCATTCCAACGGAAGGCTCAGCATTTGGGAGCACAAATTGCGTGTGATGCCATCACTGCATATAATCAAGAATTACAGAAGAAGCTTTTGTACGATTTTGCAAAATTAGAAGCAGAGTTTTTTCAACAAATTCTTTCCCAAAAGTTAAACTCCTTTCTTCAAAATATAAAGTTCGTCCTAATAGATGAATATCAGGACACAAACCTACTTCAAGAGAAGATATACTTTGAATTGACACGTGCTGCCTTAATTAACAAGGGAAGCATTACTGTTGTCGGAGATGACGATCAATCGCTTTACCGCTTTCGCGGTGCAACAGTAGAATTATTTCGGTCGTTCGAAAAGAGAATGGCCAAATGTTTAAATCTCAAACCAGTTCCAAAATATCTTTCTTTAAATTATCGGTCGACTCCGACTATCGTAGAATTTATAAATAACTTCATTGGCTTGGATCAGCAATTTCAGAAAGCTCGCGTAAACTCTAAACCTAAAATTAAACACGTACGGCAAATTCCAGAACCACAAGAATGTCCAATTCTAGGTATGTTTAGAGACGACGTCGGATCGTTAGCTCATGATTTGGCTGTACTCATTGAAGAAGTGTCGAGAGGACAAGGTCTGCGGATCCCCCAAAAAGGACAGGCAGCTACGATTAAGCTGAACAAAGATGGCTCTCTCGGTGATATTGCCTTGTTATGTTCTTCTCCGCAAGAATTTGATTACTCTGATAGACCGCGACTTCCCTTTCTCCTACGAACTGAACTACATGAAGCATCGCCCCGAATTGAAGTTTTTAATCCACGCGGATGTCCCCTTCAACAAATTCCAGAAGTGCAAGTGCTTTGTGGTCTAATTCTGGAATGTGTTGATCCATGGAGTTCCGTTCAAAAGAGTTTAACAAATCTGCCGACGACAGCGGCCAACACATTCAACTCGTGGCGTGACCATGCCATGGGTTATGTCAATAATAACCACCTCGCAAACAAGGAACATCTTCAACAGTTCGTTCAATCTTGGCAATCTCGAATTCCTCTGGGGAGAAGAATTCAGAAAAAGGAGAGAGTCCCACTGAATGATCTAGTTTATAAGCTTGTGACTTGGATACCTAGCATGCAAGACGACATAGAAGGATTGGTTTATCTTGAAGCTATAACTAGATCCATCAATCAGAGTGGTTTGTTTGGAAGCTTCGGAGCAGAAATCCTATTCGACCCAAATAAGGCCGATATCCGTCTAGAGCACGCTTTTGTTAAAGAGGCGCTTTGGAACATCTTTGTTCCATTAGCCAGCGGAGCCATAGAAGTCAATGAGGACCTACTTGATACGCTTCCTAGCGACAGAGTTAATATCATGTCAATTCATCAGGCAAAAGGACTGGAATTCCCATTTGTAATTGTAGATGTAGGAAGTGATTTTAGGATAAATCACTGGCGACAGGCTTTTAAGAGATTCCCAAGAGATGGCGGCAAAACATGTAAGATTGAAGATGAATTGAGGCAGTTTTCTCCCTTGGGAACGTCAACACGTTCATCCCTTGATAGAGCATTTGACGATCTTATTAGACATTACTTTGTTGCCTTCAGTAGAGCTCAGGATGTCCTCTTGCTAGTTGGGCTGAATGCCGTCAAAAATAGAATCCGCAATATCGGCACCGGATGGGATAGAGGTAATACCTGGCATTGGGGCAGGGGACTACAAAACCTGACACATTTGAGGTAG
- a CDS encoding phosphoribosylformylglycinamidine cyclo-ligase: MTQEPFTYKQAGVDIEAASSLKRRIVPLARSTFSANVVQDIGLFGGLFRFDSARYREPILVSSVDGVGTKLKIAFVTGRHNTVGIDLVSHCVNDILMQGAEALFFLDYLAMGKLDVDIAEQVISGLAEGCRAAGCSLIGGETAEMPDFYQPGEYDLAGTIIGVVDKHKIIDGSAIRKDDVIVAVQSSGLHTNGYSLVRKLLVDSGRYRLDQRVDALGKTLADELLEPHRCYARAVRGLLDKNLIRGMAHITGGGLTDNVPRVLPKAVDAEINMASLRPLSIFQFIQQEGDIDEGEMLRTFNMGVGMVVIVSPADEEETLSYLDAQGETVWTIGRIVSGTGKVKYRR, encoded by the coding sequence ATGACACAAGAACCGTTCACCTATAAGCAAGCCGGAGTCGACATCGAAGCCGCAAGCTCGCTGAAGCGGCGTATCGTTCCGCTTGCGCGCTCGACGTTTTCCGCGAACGTGGTGCAGGATATCGGATTGTTCGGCGGCCTGTTCCGGTTTGACAGCGCGCGCTATCGGGAGCCCATTCTTGTTTCGAGTGTTGACGGAGTCGGCACAAAGCTGAAGATCGCATTTGTGACCGGCCGGCATAATACTGTCGGAATCGATCTGGTTTCTCATTGCGTGAACGACATTTTGATGCAGGGGGCGGAGGCCTTATTTTTCCTGGATTACCTCGCGATGGGCAAGCTCGATGTCGATATTGCCGAGCAGGTGATCTCAGGGTTGGCGGAAGGCTGCCGGGCGGCGGGATGTTCGCTGATCGGCGGCGAGACAGCCGAGATGCCCGATTTTTACCAGCCGGGCGAGTATGACCTGGCCGGAACGATCATTGGGGTTGTCGATAAGCATAAGATCATTGACGGCTCAGCCATCCGAAAGGACGACGTGATAGTTGCAGTGCAGTCTTCGGGCCTCCATACCAACGGATATTCGCTGGTGCGCAAGCTGCTGGTGGATTCGGGAAGGTATCGACTGGATCAAAGAGTGGATGCGCTCGGGAAGACGCTGGCGGACGAGTTGCTCGAGCCCCACCGCTGTTATGCGCGGGCGGTGCGCGGGCTTCTCGATAAGAATCTGATTCGAGGGATGGCGCATATCACCGGCGGCGGATTGACCGATAATGTGCCTCGGGTGCTGCCGAAGGCGGTCGATGCGGAAATAAATATGGCATCGTTGAGGCCGCTCTCGATATTTCAATTCATCCAGCAGGAAGGCGATATCGATGAGGGCGAAATGCTGCGCACGTTCAACATGGGCGTCGGCATGGTCGTTATTGTATCGCCCGCCGACGAGGAAGAAACGCTTTCATATCTGGACGCACAAGGCGAGACCGTTTGGACTATCGGGCGAATAGTTTCGGGGACAGGGAAGGTAAAGTACCGGCGGTAA
- the purL gene encoding phosphoribosylformylglycinamidine synthase subunit PurL, with amino-acid sequence MDLNTYRIEVGLRRDQFDAAGDAIRKNIVEDLHIAVDDARLIRVYTLLTSLRCDDADMLRTHLFADPVIDVSTLDQPLASDFSWVIEIGFKPGVTDNVGKTSREAMIDIFGERADGSTVFTAKQYVLRGRLERAQVERIAGGLLANGLIEQWRIADADEFRRSGGISLPLPLAGTPQPVHVKAFDLAVSDQELIRISREGILSLSLDEMRVIRNYFRSENAIRDRSRYGLSNQPTDVELECIAQTWSEHCKHKIFNAFIDYEDEQGRRQINGLFKTYIRRSTDEISKRVPWLVSVFHDNAGVIRFNDRWNLVMKVETHNSPSALDPYGGAVTGIVGVNRDPFGTGKGCRLIFNVDTFCFAPPDYDKPLPPRLLHPKRIFKGVHRGVRDGANQSGIPDVNGSILFDDRYAGKPLVFCGTGGLMPKEILGEPAHEKTALPGDLIVMTGGRIGKDGIHGATFSSEELHSESPTSAVQIGDAITQKKMTDFLLEARDLGLYRAITDNGAGGLSSSVGEMARFSNGCRIELEKAPLKYKGLQPWEILLSEAQERMTLAVDPEKIDRFLELARRRDVEATVLGTFADSGKFEVLYESKVVAHLDMDFLHEGVPRMNLQARWKAPKHEEPDLPEPQDYNRLLEQMLARLNVCSKESFVRQYDHEVQGLSALKPFIGSSNDGPGDAAVLKPLYDSYEGVVVASGICPRYSDLDTYHMTACAIDEAVRNAISVGGRLGYLAGLDNFCWPDPVQSEKTPDGYYKLAQLVRSNMALYDYCTAYDVPCISGKDSMKNDYMIGDIKISVPPTLLFSVLGRIEDVRKVVSMDVKRPSHLVYVVGVTKNELGGSEYFAHHGFIGNSVPRVNSQLARQIYSRVSDAIDRRLIASCHDCSDGGLGVALAESAFAGGFGITADLSAVPQPEPLRADYLLFSESQSRFVITVPPRKAKEFEQMMDGVPFARAGKVTRSPLLVLKNGRQKILSADIFQLKRAWQQPLNW; translated from the coding sequence ATTGATCTTAATACCTACAGAATAGAAGTCGGGCTGCGGCGCGATCAATTCGATGCCGCGGGCGACGCCATTCGAAAAAATATCGTGGAAGACCTGCATATCGCCGTCGACGACGCGCGGCTAATACGGGTATACACGCTGTTGACCAGCCTGAGATGCGACGACGCCGACATGCTTCGCACGCACCTGTTCGCCGATCCCGTCATCGATGTGTCCACGCTCGACCAGCCTCTGGCCTCTGATTTCTCGTGGGTCATCGAAATCGGCTTCAAACCCGGAGTCACCGATAATGTAGGCAAGACTTCGCGCGAGGCGATGATCGATATCTTTGGAGAGCGCGCGGACGGGAGCACCGTCTTCACCGCCAAACAATATGTTTTGCGGGGCCGCCTGGAGCGGGCTCAGGTTGAGAGAATCGCCGGCGGGCTGCTGGCCAACGGCCTGATCGAACAGTGGCGCATCGCCGACGCCGATGAATTCCGCCGTTCCGGCGGCATCTCACTCCCGCTTCCGTTGGCAGGGACACCGCAGCCAGTCCATGTCAAGGCTTTCGATCTTGCTGTGTCCGACCAGGAGCTGATACGCATCAGCCGCGAGGGGATCCTTTCGCTCAGTCTCGATGAGATGCGGGTGATCCGCAATTATTTTCGCAGCGAAAACGCGATTCGCGATCGCAGCAGGTACGGACTTTCGAATCAGCCGACAGACGTCGAACTGGAATGCATTGCGCAGACGTGGTCGGAACATTGCAAGCACAAGATATTCAACGCCTTCATCGATTATGAGGACGAACAGGGCCGGCGCCAAATCAACGGCCTGTTCAAGACGTATATCAGACGTTCGACCGACGAGATTTCCAAGCGGGTTCCGTGGCTGGTATCGGTTTTCCACGACAATGCCGGAGTCATCCGCTTCAATGACAGGTGGAACCTGGTCATGAAGGTGGAAACGCACAACAGCCCGTCAGCTCTCGATCCATACGGCGGCGCGGTAACCGGCATCGTCGGCGTCAACCGTGATCCTTTCGGCACCGGCAAGGGGTGTCGTCTGATTTTCAATGTGGACACGTTCTGTTTCGCTCCACCGGATTATGACAAGCCTCTCCCGCCCCGCCTGCTCCATCCGAAGCGCATCTTCAAGGGCGTGCACCGTGGCGTGCGCGACGGCGCAAACCAGAGCGGGATTCCGGATGTCAACGGCAGCATCCTCTTTGACGACCGTTACGCGGGCAAGCCGCTCGTGTTCTGCGGGACAGGCGGGCTCATGCCGAAGGAGATACTCGGCGAGCCGGCGCATGAAAAGACCGCTTTGCCGGGCGACCTGATCGTGATGACCGGCGGTCGGATCGGCAAGGACGGCATTCACGGCGCCACCTTTTCATCCGAAGAACTTCACAGCGAGTCGCCGACGTCGGCGGTTCAGATCGGCGACGCGATCACGCAGAAGAAGATGACCGATTTCCTGCTTGAGGCCCGCGATCTGGGATTGTACCGCGCGATCACGGACAACGGCGCCGGCGGCCTTTCGTCGTCGGTCGGCGAAATGGCGCGCTTCTCCAACGGATGCCGGATCGAACTTGAGAAGGCGCCCTTGAAATATAAGGGCCTGCAGCCGTGGGAAATCCTGCTATCGGAAGCGCAGGAGCGAATGACGCTCGCGGTTGATCCCGAAAAGATCGATCGCTTTCTCGAACTGGCCAGGAGGCGCGACGTCGAAGCGACGGTGCTTGGAACATTTGCCGATTCCGGCAAATTTGAGGTTCTGTACGAAAGTAAGGTGGTTGCTCACCTCGACATGGATTTCCTGCATGAGGGCGTGCCGAGAATGAATTTGCAGGCGCGCTGGAAGGCGCCGAAGCACGAAGAGCCGGACCTTCCCGAGCCGCAGGACTACAACCGTTTGCTGGAGCAGATGCTGGCGCGGCTGAACGTGTGCAGCAAAGAGTCGTTTGTACGGCAATACGATCATGAGGTCCAGGGCTTGAGCGCGCTCAAGCCGTTTATCGGCAGCTCCAATGACGGGCCCGGCGATGCAGCCGTCCTGAAGCCTCTGTATGATTCATATGAAGGCGTGGTCGTTGCGAGCGGCATCTGCCCGCGCTACAGCGACCTCGACACATATCACATGACCGCCTGCGCTATCGACGAGGCGGTGAGAAATGCGATTTCTGTCGGCGGCCGGCTTGGGTATCTGGCCGGACTCGACAACTTCTGCTGGCCCGATCCTGTGCAATCGGAGAAGACGCCCGACGGGTACTACAAACTCGCGCAGCTTGTCCGTTCGAACATGGCGCTTTACGACTATTGTACGGCGTACGATGTTCCCTGCATCTCGGGCAAGGACAGCATGAAGAACGATTACATGATCGGCGACATCAAGATATCGGTGCCGCCCACGCTCCTGTTCTCGGTGCTCGGGCGGATCGAGGACGTGCGCAAAGTCGTTTCGATGGACGTGAAGCGGCCAAGCCACCTCGTATACGTGGTCGGCGTGACGAAGAATGAACTGGGCGGCAGCGAATACTTCGCGCACCACGGGTTCATCGGGAATTCAGTACCGCGGGTGAATTCTCAGCTTGCAAGACAGATTTATTCAAGAGTATCGGATGCGATCGATCGCCGCCTGATCGCCTCGTGCCACGACTGCTCCGACGGCGGTCTCGGAGTCGCGCTTGCGGAAAGCGCCTTTGCCGGCGGATTCGGCATCACGGCCGATCTGTCCGCCGTTCCGCAGCCTGAACCTCTGCGCGCCGATTACCTGCTATTCTCCGAGTCCCAGAGCCGGTTCGTGATAACTGTTCCTCCTCGAAAAGCGAAAGAGTTTGAACAAATGATGGATGGAGTCCCATTTGCCAGAGCGGGAAAAGTAACACGATCTCCACTCCTGGTCTTGAAAAATGGCAGACAAAAGATCCTTTCAGCCGATATATTCCAATTGAAGCGGGCATGGCAGCAGCCGCTGAACTGGTGA
- the purH gene encoding bifunctional phosphoribosylaminoimidazolecarboxamide formyltransferase/IMP cyclohydrolase PurH: MPANKIQRALLSVSNKAGIVEFARFLAGVGVEILSTGGTQRTLDQAGVPVRSVSDYTGFPEMMDGRVKTLHPKIHAGLLALRDNLEHMQQVDRHGIELIDMVVVNLYPFQETISKPNVELEDAIEQIDIGGPTMLRAAAKNYRDVVVVVNPARYGQIIEEMKRGGGKVPEKLKFDLACEVFEHTATYDRAIADYLAAVDKKGGKYPAMLNIQFRKQADLRYGENPHQSAAFYVDPNAKEPSVSTAEMLHGKTLSYNNILDLDAALEIVKDFQEPTAVIIKHTNPCGAGVGNDIHEAYSRALLGDPVSAFGSIVGANRHIDLKAAELMAKPNTFIEAIIAPSFAKEALEVLKTRQWWGESLRVLAVGELGGARDSAPNMRRVVGGMLLQDFDRATYDQSQFKLVTKRKPTEKEMKDLLFAWVICKHVKSNAIVYAKDFTVFGVGAGQMSRVDSSMIAAHKSAGRAKGGVLASDAFFPFRDGVDAAAEAGIRAIIQTGGSKKDDEVIAAANEHDIAMIITGMRHFKH, from the coding sequence ATGCCTGCCAATAAGATACAACGCGCGCTTTTGAGCGTTTCCAACAAAGCCGGGATTGTCGAGTTTGCCAGATTCCTGGCCGGAGTGGGGGTTGAAATTCTTTCAACCGGCGGTACTCAGCGGACTCTTGACCAGGCCGGAGTGCCGGTTCGTTCGGTTTCCGATTACACGGGATTCCCCGAGATGATGGATGGGCGCGTGAAAACGCTGCACCCCAAGATTCACGCCGGGCTGCTTGCGCTCAGGGACAACCTCGAGCACATGCAGCAGGTTGACCGGCACGGTATCGAGCTGATCGACATGGTAGTCGTCAACCTGTATCCATTCCAGGAGACGATTTCGAAGCCGAACGTCGAACTGGAAGACGCGATCGAGCAGATTGACATCGGCGGGCCCACGATGCTGCGAGCGGCGGCAAAAAATTATCGCGATGTGGTGGTGGTGGTGAATCCGGCGCGATATGGGCAGATCATCGAGGAGATGAAAAGGGGAGGCGGCAAAGTTCCGGAGAAGCTGAAATTTGATCTGGCGTGCGAGGTCTTCGAACATACGGCCACATATGATCGCGCGATTGCCGATTATCTTGCCGCTGTGGACAAGAAGGGCGGCAAATATCCTGCAATGCTCAACATCCAATTCCGGAAACAGGCGGACCTGCGGTATGGTGAGAACCCGCACCAGTCGGCCGCTTTCTATGTCGATCCGAATGCGAAGGAGCCGAGCGTGTCCACGGCCGAGATGCTGCATGGCAAGACGCTCTCCTACAATAATATTCTTGATCTGGACGCCGCTCTGGAAATCGTTAAGGATTTCCAGGAGCCGACTGCGGTGATTATCAAGCATACGAATCCATGCGGCGCCGGCGTCGGCAATGACATCCATGAGGCGTATTCGCGCGCGCTGCTTGGGGATCCGGTGTCAGCGTTCGGCAGCATCGTCGGCGCGAACCGCCACATCGATCTCAAGGCGGCGGAGTTGATGGCGAAGCCGAACACGTTTATTGAAGCGATCATCGCTCCCTCGTTTGCCAAGGAGGCGCTCGAGGTGCTGAAAACGCGGCAATGGTGGGGCGAGAGCCTCAGGGTTCTTGCCGTCGGCGAGTTGGGCGGCGCTCGTGACAGCGCGCCGAACATGCGGCGCGTAGTCGGCGGTATGCTGCTGCAGGATTTCGATCGGGCGACGTACGACCAGTCGCAGTTCAAGCTCGTCACGAAGCGCAAGCCGACGGAAAAGGAAATGAAGGACCTGCTTTTCGCGTGGGTCATTTGCAAGCACGTGAAATCGAACGCGATTGTGTATGCAAAGGATTTCACGGTCTTCGGGGTCGGCGCCGGCCAGATGAGCCGCGTTGATTCCAGTATGATTGCCGCTCACAAGTCCGCCGGGCGCGCCAAGGGCGGAGTGCTTGCTTCCGATGCGTTCTTCCCGTTCCGTGACGGCGTTGATGCGGCCGCCGAGGCCGGCATCAGGGCGATCATCCAGACCGGCGGCTCAAAAAAAGACGATGAGGTCATTGCCGCCGCCAATGAACATGATATTGCGATGATCATCACCGGCATGCGGCATTTCAAGCATTAG
- a CDS encoding HAD family hydrolase, with product MKAKSKRNREVLVVLDADNTLWDTDLVYAKSQLILLSEIEKHLKVTAPSDDKLSFLRRMDQNLARLHNYNLEYPARLLINALALALTGHSPLVSVREAVRTGTDVLGRDFINEMEMLFIKKLKSEIPPLRIGVRQGVKKLHQRGGLLVILTEGNRDKCKLLLNKYELSNYIHKILVARKEVRIYQEILAEFDVASQSNYMVGDQLDRDIAPAKEAGFYTIYFAGGFQPFWMPAVRDICPHFTISSFEELPHLILANNQFNLTNNYKRKFIYKK from the coding sequence ATGAAGGCAAAATCTAAAAGGAACCGAGAAGTGCTAGTGGTCTTGGATGCAGATAATACATTATGGGATACTGATTTGGTGTATGCGAAAAGCCAATTGATTTTGCTTTCCGAGATCGAAAAGCATTTGAAGGTTACTGCTCCCTCGGATGATAAGCTTTCGTTTCTGAGAAGGATGGATCAAAATTTAGCGCGACTGCATAATTATAATTTGGAATATCCTGCGCGATTGCTAATAAATGCCCTAGCCCTAGCTCTGACGGGACATTCTCCCCTCGTGTCGGTGAGAGAAGCAGTAAGAACAGGAACAGATGTGCTGGGCCGAGATTTTATTAACGAAATGGAGATGCTGTTCATTAAAAAACTGAAATCGGAAATTCCGCCATTACGGATTGGGGTGCGTCAGGGCGTAAAGAAATTACACCAGCGAGGTGGGCTTCTGGTTATCCTAACGGAAGGTAACCGGGATAAGTGCAAATTATTACTGAATAAGTATGAGCTTTCTAATTACATCCACAAAATCCTAGTTGCAAGGAAAGAAGTGAGGATATATCAAGAGATCCTTGCAGAATTTGATGTTGCATCTCAGTCAAATTACATGGTCGGAGACCAGCTTGATCGAGATATAGCGCCTGCTAAGGAAGCTGGATTCTACACTATCTATTTCGCTGGTGGCTTTCAGCCATTTTGGATGCCGGCGGTAAGGGATATTTGTCCACATTTTACAATATCATCCTTTGAGGAACTTCCACATTTAATTTTAGCGAATAATCAATTTAACTTAACCAACAATTACAAGCGCAAATTCATTTACAAAAAATGA